The genome window TGTTAATGGATCATATTTTTTATATAGCTCGATATTAATCTCATCTTGCATAGCTTTTAGATTGCTATCGACTCTATATATAATCTCCTCTTTACTAAATGGTATGGAAATAAAATCATTAGCTCCATTTTTTAAAAATTTAGCTGCTATATCATTATCGCTGCTAGCTACTGCGATTAAGCCTAGATGATTTTTATTTTTTGTTTGGCGAATTTGACGCATAAGCTCAAAACCATCTATAACTGGCATATTATAAGCTGTTAATATAAGCTTTATATCTGGATTATCATTTAGATAATTTAACGCCTCCTCTCCATGTGCTGCAGTAAAAACTTTATAAAGTTGGGAATTTAAAATCTCTTTTAGCTGATTTCTAACACTCATTGATGGTTCTACTATCATAACCTTATAGCTACGATTTCTACACAATCTATTAATAGTATCAAATATATAATTAATCCCATCAAGGCTATCTTTTAAAACATAATCAACTATATTTTTTTGAGTAAATATCTTTTTTAAATTCTCATCTACACTACCAGTAAGAATAATAGCTAAGATATTTTTAGATAACACATAATCTACTATTTCACCATCTGGGGCATCTGGCAAATTTAAATCAAGCAAAGCGATAAAAAAATCATCATTATCTTCAATAGCATTTATCGCCTCTGCATAACTATGAGCTACTACCACATCCATATCTACATTAGCGTCCATCTTTTTAGCTATTAGTTTGGCTAAGGCTTTATTATCCTCTACTATAAGGACTCTCTCTCGCATTATAACCCCATATTAATATTTTTAAGGCCCGATTATACTAAAATTTGACTTTAAGAGTTATTAAAGCAATAACTTCTTAGCAAATTCAGTTGCCTCTTGTGTTATACTCTCGCCACTTATCATACGCGATAACTCCATTACTCTTTCATCAATATTTAACTCTTTTGCAGTAGAGCCTTTTGAACTTTTTTGTACTAAAAAATGGTGATGAGCTTTAGAGCTAAGTTGCGGCTGATGTGAAATAGCAAAAATTTGATATAAGCTTGATAGTTCTATCAATACATTTGCAATACTCATAGCCTCTTTACCGCTTAAATTTGCATCTATCTCATCAAGGATTAACACTCCTCCACCAAGACCGCTAATCTTAGCTTCACTAGCAATAAATGCTAATCTTAAACGATTTATCTCTCCACTACTTAGAGTTTTTAAATTTGAGCTATTTAAATTTATATCTACTAAATCAGAGCCATTTATATCTAAATTTTTACTATTTAAATCCATATCAATCCTATCCATATATAGATCTTTTAAATAGCTATTTATCATAGTTTCTAACTCTTTTATAGCTTTAAAACGCTCTTTTGTTATAGCTTCTGAAGAGCTTTTAAGCTCATTTGATAATTTTGCAAATTTAGATACTAAATCAGATTTTTGAAACTCTATATTTTCATAATGGGCTAATTCACTCTTTCTTTTTTTTAATATCTCTAGACACTCTTCTATACTTCCATATCGTTTTATTAGAGCATTTAGACTCTCTATACGATCTAAAATCTCCTCAATATCCAATCCTTCAAACTCATCAAAATCCACACTACTTCTAGCTATTTTAAGCTCATTTAATGCATCGCTAAAAAATCCACTATCAATCTCGCTAATATGCAAAGCGTCCATTACTGCCTTCTCATAGGCAAATATCACTTCAGCTTTATTCCAAGCCTCTTCTATCTTATCTTTTTTACTAAGACGCTTTTTAATAGCATTAAGCTCTTCAAATTCTCCTACTTTAGGAGAAACTTGCTCGATCTTTTCTATCTCAAATTTAGCAAAATCTCTAAGCTCATCGATCTTTTTTTCCTCTTCATTTATCTTATCTAGATCTTTTTTAACGCTCAAAAATTCACCAAATTTCTCTTTAAATTTGATTAAATTCTGATTATGATTTTTAGATTTTTTACTAGCTAAAATATCTAAAAGATTAAGCAATCTACTATTTTCAAACTCTGTAATATCTTTCGCGCTTAAATATTTTAAATGGCGACTAGCAACTAAATTTAGATTTTTTTTAGATATCGATTGATTATTTATAAAGTATCTTGTGCTTTTATCTTTTAAAAGCTTAAAGCAGTTTATATCATCTTCTTCTATCCCAAACTCATCTAATCCTAACTTGCACTCTACATCAGCCTCAATGAGTCTAGCCTCGCTATCTTTATAACCAAAAACACTTAAAATTGCCCCCATTAAGACGCTTTTACCCGCACCACTAACGCCAGTAAATACACTTAGTCCATTACCAAATTTTAACTCTAATTCATCAAAACTTAAATAATTTTTTAGATAAAGTCTCTCTATCACTGGTGCCCCCATCTTAATTTCTCTTTTAACACGCCAAAGTAATCCCTTCCTTGATGTCTAAGCAGATTAACTCTAATATCGCTAACGCTAATATCTACACTATCAAATTCAATCAAATCCAATCTATCTTGACCATCTATTAGCACCACTACATCATCATTACTTCTAAACTCTAGTCCAAACTCTTTAGGCAAGACAAGCGGTCTTTGAGTTAGACTATGAGAACAAATTGGAGTTACGCTATATGCATCACATAAAGGGTAAATAATTGGCCCGCCAGCGCTCATATTATATGCAGTTGAACCCATCGCAGAGCTAACTATCACCCCATCACCAAAATATGAATTAAAATGCTTTGAGTTTAAAAACGCATCAATATGCGATGTAGTATCTATCTTTTTACGCATTAAAACTATATCATTAAAAGCGAGTTTGGTAGTAATTTTACCATTTTTATTAAAATTTGCCCTAAGCATATATGGGCGTTCAACATCATAAATTCCAGCCAAAAATTGATCTAAAAATCCACCAAATCCATCTAAAGTTGAATCAGTCAAAAATCCCAAATGCCCAGTATGCACACCATATACATAAGCTCCACTCCTAGCTGCCTTGCGACATGTAGCAATAAAATTACCATCGCCACCTAAAGAGATAATAACTCTAGCTCTTTTAGTTAGATCATCAAACTCATATCCTTGCACACCAAGACTACTAGCTACATGCGATTCAAATATAACATCAATTGAGCGACTTTTAATAATCTTAATAATTTTAACTAAGGCATCTTTTTGCTCTATTGGGTCTCTTGTTGTAATTGCTATAGTATTTAAATTTTTATGAATTTCAGACATAATACTCTCCAAAAATCAAAATTCTACACAAAAAAATATAATATAAAGTATATCTAAAAGCCTAAATTTAACTTTAGCTAATTACTAATAAAAATCTCTAATAAAAGTTTTATAAAATTTAATGTATAATGGCGGCTTTTTATAAACGAAAGGATTAATATGCGGAGTCATTACTGCACCGACTTAGACGCAAAAGATATCGGTAAAAGCGTGAGTCTATGTGGTTGGGTAAATTCATATCGTGACCACGGCGGCGTTATATTTATAGATCTGCGTGATAGAAGTGGACTTATACAGCTTGTATGCGATCCAGCAGATAGTAAATCAGCTCACGATATAGCTTCAAAAGTTAGAGATGAGTATGTTTTAAGAGCTAGTGGAAAAGTAAGAGCCAGAGGCGAAGGACTAGTAAATCCAAGATTAAAAACTGGCCAAATAGAGGTAGTAATCGATGAGCTAATCATTGAAAATGAGAGCGCTCCACTGCCTTTTGTCGTTGGTGATAATAATGTCGGCGAAGATATCAGGCTTAAATATCGCTTTTTAGATTTAAGAAATGAAGAGAGCCTAAATAAATTCCAACTTCGCTCTAAAGCTAGCATAGCTTGTAGAAATGCATTAGATAGACTTGGATTTTTAGAAGTTGAGACTCCTATGCTTACTCGTGCTACACCAGAAGGTGCTAGAGACTATCTAGTTCCTAGTCGCGTACATCCTGGTGAGTTTTACGCACTTCCTCAAAGCCCACAACTATTTAAACAACTTTTAATGTGTGCTGGATTTGATAAGTATTTTCAAATTGCAAGATGTTTTAGAGATGAGGATTTAAGAGCTGATCGCCAACCTGAATTTACTCAAATAGATGTTGAGATGAGTTTTTGTGATCAAGAAGATGTAATTAAAGTTGGTGAAGAGGTATTAAAAGATATATTTGTAGCTTGTGGTCACCAAATCCAAACTCCATTTAAAAGAATGTGCTATAAAGATGCTATGGAGCTTTATGGTAGTGATAAGCCAGATCTTAGATTTGATCTAGCTATGATTGATGTAATAGATATCTTTGCTAAATCAAATAATGAAATTTTTAGCACTCCAGCACAAGATCCACACAAAAATAGAGCCAAAGCTATTAAAGTTCCAAATGGTGATAATATCTTTAGTAAGCGTCAAATGCAACGCTTTGAAGAGTTTGTACGCAAATTTGGTGCTAAAGGTCTAGCATTTATCCAAGTTAAAGAAGATGGATTAAAAGGGCCGCTTGTTAAATTCTTTGAACAAGAACAAGTTAATGAACTCGTATCTAGATGCGATCTTAAAGTTGGAGATGTTGTATTTTTTGGAATTGGCGATAAAAAGACAGTTCTAGACTATATGGGAAGATTTAGAATTTTCTTAGCTGGTGAGTTAGGCATTATAGATGAAAAAGCACTAGAGTTCTTATGGGTAGTAGATTTTCCTATGTTTGAGCAAAATGATGATGGAAGCTACTCAGCTATGCATCACCCATTTACAATGCCAAACAATCCAGACGAGCCAAATTTAGAAGATATCACAAGTATCGCTTATGATGTTGTATTAAATGGCGTAGAACTAGGTGGCGGAAGTATTAGAATTCATAAAAATGATATCCAACAAAAGGTCTTTAAGCTTCTTAAAATTGACGAAGAAGAACAAAAAGAGAAATTTGGCTTCTTATTAGATGCGCTTAGCTTTGGTGCGCCTCCACATGGTGGATTTGCCATTGGTTTAGATAGACTTATTATGCTAACTACTGGCTCATCAAGCATTCGTGATGTAATAGCATTTCCTAAAACTCAAAAAGCTTCATGTCTAATGACACAAGCCCCAAGCAGCGTAGATACTCATCAATTAAGGGATCTAGGTTTAAGATTAAGAGAAAAGGATAAATAATGAAAAAACTATTTTTAATAATCGGTGCTCCAGGTAGCGGTAAAACAACTGATGCTAGTATAATCGCTGCAAATGATAGCAAATTTAGCCACTACTCAACTGGCGATCTATTAAGAGCTGAAGTAGCTAGCGGTAGCGATCTAGGCCGTTTGATAGATAGCTTCATCTCAAAAGGAAATTTAGTCCCATTAGATGTAGTTGTAAATACTATAATATCAGCTATTAAATCTAGCCCTACTGATTATATCCTAATAGATGGCTATCCAAGAAGCGTTGAGCAGATGATGGAGCTTGATAAAGTTCTAGCTAATACTGATGATGTAGAGCTATCAGGCGTTATAGAAGTAGACGTAAGCGAGCATGTAGCTAGAGAAAGAGTCCTAGGTAGAGCCAGAGGCGCAGATGATAATGATGAAGTCTTTAATAATAGAATGAAAGTATATCTAGGCCCTCTTAAAGAGATTAGAGATTTTTATAGCTCTAAATCTCT of Campylobacter vicugnae contains these proteins:
- a CDS encoding NAD(+) kinase translates to MSEIHKNLNTIAITTRDPIEQKDALVKIIKIIKSRSIDVIFESHVASSLGVQGYEFDDLTKRARVIISLGGDGNFIATCRKAARSGAYVYGVHTGHLGFLTDSTLDGFGGFLDQFLAGIYDVERPYMLRANFNKNGKITTKLAFNDIVLMRKKIDTTSHIDAFLNSKHFNSYFGDGVIVSSAMGSTAYNMSAGGPIIYPLCDAYSVTPICSHSLTQRPLVLPKEFGLEFRSNDDVVVLIDGQDRLDLIEFDSVDISVSDIRVNLLRHQGRDYFGVLKEKLRWGHQ
- a CDS encoding GGDEF domain-containing response regulator, with product MRERVLIVEDNKALAKLIAKKMDANVDMDVVVAHSYAEAINAIEDNDDFFIALLDLNLPDAPDGEIVDYVLSKNILAIILTGSVDENLKKIFTQKNIVDYVLKDSLDGINYIFDTINRLCRNRSYKVMIVEPSMSVRNQLKEILNSQLYKVFTAAHGEEALNYLNDNPDIKLILTAYNMPVIDGFELMRQIRQTKNKNHLGLIAVASSDNDIAAKFLKNGANDFISIPFSKEEIIYRVDSNLKAMQDEINIELYKKYDPLTKLFNRRYFFNYIKNLAEQKAEFSIAIVDIDGLRDINAKFGFDLCDRVITHVASTLKSELKKMVVSRLSGGEFGVVLNNISFDDSIKIMAQIRSKVASLVVASEISPTISVGVCSFDTSLKFDQAIIKGYMALQKAKINGKNRVEIL
- a CDS encoding AAA family ATPase, with product MIERLYLKNYLSFDELELKFGNGLSVFTGVSGAGKSVLMGAILSVFGYKDSEARLIEADVECKLGLDEFGIEEDDINCFKLLKDKSTRYFINNQSISKKNLNLVASRHLKYLSAKDITEFENSRLLNLLDILASKKSKNHNQNLIKFKEKFGEFLSVKKDLDKINEEEKKIDELRDFAKFEIEKIEQVSPKVGEFEELNAIKKRLSKKDKIEEAWNKAEVIFAYEKAVMDALHISEIDSGFFSDALNELKIARSSVDFDEFEGLDIEEILDRIESLNALIKRYGSIEECLEILKKRKSELAHYENIEFQKSDLVSKFAKLSNELKSSSEAITKERFKAIKELETMINSYLKDLYMDRIDMDLNSKNLDINGSDLVDINLNSSNLKTLSSGEINRLRLAFIASEAKISGLGGGVLILDEIDANLSGKEAMSIANVLIELSSLYQIFAISHQPQLSSKAHHHFLVQKSSKGSTAKELNIDERVMELSRMISGESITQEATEFAKKLLL
- a CDS encoding adenylate kinase, producing the protein MKKLFLIIGAPGSGKTTDASIIAANDSKFSHYSTGDLLRAEVASGSDLGRLIDSFISKGNLVPLDVVVNTIISAIKSSPTDYILIDGYPRSVEQMMELDKVLANTDDVELSGVIEVDVSEHVARERVLGRARGADDNDEVFNNRMKVYLGPLKEIRDFYSSKSLLRNINGERTIEEIVSDMANLLNTMIKE
- the aspS gene encoding aspartate--tRNA ligase — its product is MRSHYCTDLDAKDIGKSVSLCGWVNSYRDHGGVIFIDLRDRSGLIQLVCDPADSKSAHDIASKVRDEYVLRASGKVRARGEGLVNPRLKTGQIEVVIDELIIENESAPLPFVVGDNNVGEDIRLKYRFLDLRNEESLNKFQLRSKASIACRNALDRLGFLEVETPMLTRATPEGARDYLVPSRVHPGEFYALPQSPQLFKQLLMCAGFDKYFQIARCFRDEDLRADRQPEFTQIDVEMSFCDQEDVIKVGEEVLKDIFVACGHQIQTPFKRMCYKDAMELYGSDKPDLRFDLAMIDVIDIFAKSNNEIFSTPAQDPHKNRAKAIKVPNGDNIFSKRQMQRFEEFVRKFGAKGLAFIQVKEDGLKGPLVKFFEQEQVNELVSRCDLKVGDVVFFGIGDKKTVLDYMGRFRIFLAGELGIIDEKALEFLWVVDFPMFEQNDDGSYSAMHHPFTMPNNPDEPNLEDITSIAYDVVLNGVELGGGSIRIHKNDIQQKVFKLLKIDEEEQKEKFGFLLDALSFGAPPHGGFAIGLDRLIMLTTGSSSIRDVIAFPKTQKASCLMTQAPSSVDTHQLRDLGLRLREKDK